A single genomic interval of Mauremys reevesii isolate NIE-2019 linkage group 24, ASM1616193v1, whole genome shotgun sequence harbors:
- the HAS1 gene encoding hyaluronan synthase 1 has protein sequence MDPRKAPKYLISAGRRILTIAFALLILGVLTWAYVAGIQLVADQYRIMAFGLYGAFLAAHLAIQSFFALLEHRRMRRESLTCSYTKTVALTISAYQEDPSYLRQCLESVRATLYPREKLRILMVIDGNSPDDRYMLDMFREVFAGEDVGTYVWENNYHQQPPLEGEAGGGGGSPGARGEEPGPYTEVEMVDPGQLVVEELIRSRRCVCIMQRWGGKREVMYTAFRALGSSVDYIQVCDSDTKLDPRATVELVKVLEANKHYGAVGGDVRILNVSDSFISFMSSLRYWMAFNVERACQSYFDCVSCISGPLGLYRNDLLQQFLESWYNQKFLGTHCTFGDDRHLTNRMLSMGYATKYTARSRCYSETPAQFLRWLAQQTRWTKSYFREWLYNALWWHRHHLWMTYEAVVAGVFPFFVTATVLRLFYGASLWDVLWVLLCVQLVACVKALYACWLRGSPRMLFMSLYALLYMGGLLPAKYFAIATMNKSSWGTSGRKKMVGNLMPLLPVSIWGLLLLGGLGYTLYQEAQADWTSLVKQAELGYLVIGVGVYLGYWAGMVLLYWVWIRRCCRKRADHYTVQV, from the exons CTGCTCATCTTGGGGGTCCTGACATGGGCCTACGTCGCCGGGATCCAGCTGGTGGCCGACCAGTATCGGATCATGGCCTTCGGCCTCTACGGAGCCTTCCTCGCCGCCCACCTGGCCATCCAGAGCTTCTTTGCCCTCCTGGAGCACCGGCGGATGAGGAGGGAGTCGTTGACCTGCAGCTACACCAAGACGGTGGCGTTGACCATCTCGGCCTACCAAGAAGACCCGTCCTACCTGCGGCAGTGCCTGGAGTCGGTGCGGGCCACCCTGTACCCCCGCGAGAAGCTGCGGATCCTCATGGTGATCGACGGGAACAGCCCCGACGACCGCTACATGCTGGACATGTTCCGCGAGGTCTTCGCCGGCGAGGACGTGGGCACCTACGTCTGGGAGAACAACTACCACCAGCAGCCCCCGCTGGAGGGCGAggcggggggcggcggcggctcccCGGGGGCGCGAGGGGAGGAGCCCGGGCCCTACACCGAGGTGGAGATGGTGGACCCAGGCCAGCTGGTGGTGGAGGAGTTGATCCGCTCCAGGCGATGTGTCTGCATCATGCAGCGGTGGGGCGGGAAGCGGGAGGTGATGTACACGGCCTTCCGGGCGCTGGGCAGCTCGGTGGACTATATCCAG GTGTGCGACTCGGACACCAAGCTGGACCCCAGGGCCACGGTGGAGCTGGTGAAGGTGTTGGAGGCCAACAAGCACTACGGAGCCGTGGGGGGTGACGTGCGGATCCTGAACGTCTCCGACTCCTTCATCAGCTTCATGAGCAGCCTGCGCTACTGGATGGCCTTCAACGTGGAGCGCGCCTGCCAGTCCTACTTCGACTGCGTCTCCTGCATCAGCGGGCCCCTGG gcctGTACCGGAACGACCTGCTGCAGCAGTTCCTGGAGTCCTGGTACAACCAGAAATTCCTGGGCACCCACTGCACCTTCGGCGACGACCGGCACCTCACCAACCGCATGCTGAGCATGGGCTACGCCACCAA gtacACAGCCCGCTCCCGCTGCTACTCAGAGACCCCCGCCCAGTTCCTGCGCTGGCTGGCCCAGCAGACCCGCTGGACCAAGTCCTACTTCCGCGAGTGGCTCTACAACGCCCTCTGGTGGCACCGGCACCACCTGTGGATGACCTACGAGGCCGTGGTGGCCGGCGTCTTCCCCTTCTTCGTGACGGCCACCGTCCTGCGCCTCTTCTACGGGGCCAGCCTGTGGGACGTGCTGTGGGTCCTGCTCTGCGTCCAGCTGGTGGCCTGCGTCAAGGCCCTCTACGCCTGCTGGCTGCGGGGCAGCCCCCGGATGCTCTTCATGAGCCTCTACGCCCTGCTCTACATGGGCGGCCTCCTGCCAGCCAAGTACTTCGCCATCGCCACCATGAACAAGAGCAGCTGGGGCACCTCCGGGAGGAAGAAGATGGTGGGCAACTTGATGCCCCTGCTGCCCGTCTCCatctgggggctgctgctgctgggggggctgggttACACCCTCTACCAAGAGGCCCAGGCCGACTGGACCAGCCTGGTCAAGCAGGCCGAGCTGGGCTACCTGGTCATCGGGGTGGGCGTCTACCTGGGCTACTGGGCCGGCATGGTGCTGCTGTACTGGGTGTGGATCCGGCGGTGCTGCCGGAAGCGGGCCGATCACTACACCGTCCAGGTGTGA